The window ATTGACCTATAAGTAGTTGAAATAAGATATTTTAAATACTTATACGAGGTGTATTTAAATGGATGATAAAATACTAGAAGGTACAACAACCGTTGGAATCACTTGTAAAGACGGAGTTGTATTCGCAAGCGAAAGAAGAGCTAGTATGGGAAACCTTGTAGCTCACAAAGTTGCTGAAAAAATATTTAAAATTGATGATCATATTGTAACAACCATAGCTGGTTCCGTTGGAGATGCTCAAAGCTTAATGAAAGTTATTGAAGCAGAAGTATCATTATACCAAATGAGAAACAATGATGCCATCAGCGTCAAAGCGGCAGCATCATTAACTGCAAACATCTTACGTTCAGGACCAATGTATGTGCAAACATTACTCGGCGGTATGGACGGGGACAAACCATCTCTCTACTCACTTGACCCAGCAGGTGGTATGATTGAAGACACTTATATCTCAACTGGATCAGGTTCTATCGTGGCTTACGGTGTTCTTGAAGACAGATTCAGAGATGACTTAACAACTGACGAAGGAATTGAAATAGCCATAAGAGCTATTAGGGCCGCTGCTGAACGTGACACATATTCCGGAAATGGATATTTGGTCGCTAAGGTAGATAAAGACGGCTTTGAAATGTTAGATAGTGAAAAAATTAATGAGATTCTTGATAAAATATAAGTAAGCTAATTTTTCATAACTAACTATTTTTTTATATAAAAAAGTGTACATAGTTTATGAAATTTTACTAATTATAGCTTAACGCTTTCATAAACTATTATACTACACTAACTTTTTTTGAAGGGATTATATGACTTCAGATATTTTAGAGGATATTAAAAAAGAGATTTTAAGTAAACTACCGGATGAAATTCAAGTTTCCAAAGTGGAATTTGAAGGACCGGAAGTGGTGGTTTACACTAAGAATCCGGAAATTATTACTGAAAATGGCGATCTTATAAGATCACTTGCAAAAGAACTTAGAAAAAGAATTATTATTAGATCTGACAAAAGTGCTTTACTTGAACCAGAGCCAACAATCAACAAAATTCATGAGATAGTTCCTGATGGGGCTGAAATTACCGATATCTACTTTGACACCGTTACCTGTGAAGTGGTAATTACCGCTAAAAAGCCAGGACTTGTTATTGGAAAATATGGTGTGACCTCAAGAAATATCGTTAAGAACACCGGATGGGCACCTAAAATCTTAAGGACCCCACCAATCAGTTCAGACATTATTGGAAAAATCAGAACTATTCAAAAGAACAGTAGCAAAGACAGGAAAAAATTGCTACAACGTCTCGGACGCCAAATCCACCAAGGAAGCAAATACCCTAACGATTGGGCTAGAGTAACTTCAATGGGAGGATTTAAGGAAGTTGGACGTTCATCAATGTTATTGCAAACACCTAACAGTCGCGTATTATTGGACTGTGGTGTTAACGTTGCTGCATCAGACAATAAAAATGCATTCCCTTACTTGAATGCACCTGAATTTTCAATTGAGGAA of the Methanobrevibacter thaueri genome contains:
- the psmB gene encoding archaeal proteasome endopeptidase complex subunit beta, with the translated sequence MDDKILEGTTTVGITCKDGVVFASERRASMGNLVAHKVAEKIFKIDDHIVTTIAGSVGDAQSLMKVIEAEVSLYQMRNNDAISVKAAASLTANILRSGPMYVQTLLGGMDGDKPSLYSLDPAGGMIEDTYISTGSGSIVAYGVLEDRFRDDLTTDEGIEIAIRAIRAAAERDTYSGNGYLVAKVDKDGFEMLDSEKINEILDKI